One Candidatus Hydrogenedentota bacterium DNA window includes the following coding sequences:
- a CDS encoding helix-turn-helix domain-containing protein, with amino-acid sequence MSQLLSVKETAKRLALSCRTVYRLSDAGRMPRPLRIGGAVRWDARVLEEWIAAGCPPVERHMLTR; translated from the coding sequence ATGAGCCAGTTACTATCCGTGAAAGAAACCGCAAAACGGCTTGCTCTGTCTTGCCGAACCGTTTACCGCCTTAGCGATGCGGGCCGGATGCCGCGCCCGCTGCGAATCGGCGGCGCTGTCCGCTGGGATGCGCGCGTATTGGAAGAATGGATTGCCGCCGGTTGCCCACCGGTAGAACGCCATATGCTTACGCGATAG